The Candidatus Oleimmundimicrobium sp. genome segment AGTGTCACCGTGATCAAGGATCTCAAGGTCAAGGGCTCGTCACTGGTGGTGAAGGTGGGCACCAAGGTAAAGAATATCCGCCTGGTGGATGGCGACCACGATATCGACTGCAAGATTGACGGTATCGGCGCCATGAAGCTCAAGTCTGAATTTGTGAAAAAAATCTGAGTTGATGAGTGCCGTTCAATAAAGTTTGTTTAGCGCACGGTCAACGCTGGCCTGCATATCGTCCAAAGACAAAGCA includes the following:
- a CDS encoding zinc ribbon domain-containing protein YjdM, whose product is SVTVIKDLKVKGSSLVVKVGTKVKNIRLVDGDHDIDCKIDGIGAMKLKSEFVKKI